A stretch of the Vigna radiata var. radiata cultivar VC1973A chromosome 7, Vradiata_ver6, whole genome shotgun sequence genome encodes the following:
- the LOC106769381 gene encoding BTB/POZ domain-containing protein At5g47800 isoform X2: MKFMKLGTKADTFYTEQATRTLISEIAADLVIQINDITYLLHKFPLLPKCGLLQRLCYDSSDSESVSLELHDIPGGEEAFELCAKFCYGIAINISAHNFVSALCAAKFLRMNDSIEKGNFVGKLESFFNSCILEGWKDSIATLQTTATLPEWSENLGIVRKCIDSIIEKILTPPPQVKWSYTYTRPGYTKKQHHSVPKDWWTEDVSDLDIDLFRCIIMAIRSTYVLPPQLIGEALHVYACRWLPGITKLKSSGSSVSQTQESKDKNRKILETIVSMIPADRGSVSVGFLFRLLSISIHLGVSSVTKTELIRRASLQFEEATVSDLLYPSTSSSDQNYYDTELVLAVLETFLKLWKRMSPGAVDSSYFLRSIRNVGKLIDSYLQVVARDDNMQVSKFVSLAETVPSIAREDHDDLYQAINIYLKMHPEMSKADKKRLCGILDCQRLSPEVRGHAVKNELLPLRTVVQLLYFEQEKGSKATSSHKLPKPHEILLGAKDRAATTRDSQSKHSLGPGKEEFNGEEIRERDQQKTKRSDGKLALALNLEKKMVIRGDIEETQSEKARVVRDESSSSGKVNMDPKKMIRRARSKSEHGVKK; this comes from the exons atgaagttcATGAAACTTGGGACAAAGGCAGATACATTCTACACTGAACAAGCTACCAG GACTCTGATATCAGAGATAGCTGCAGACCTTGTGATTCAAATCAATGACATCACTTATCTGTTACACAAG TTTCCGCTTCTTCCCAAATGTGGCCTCCTACAAAGGCTTTGCTATGACAGTAGTGATTCGGAGAGTGTCTCTCTGGAGCTTCATGATATACCTGGAGGAGAAGAAGCTTTCGAACTGTGTGCCAAGTTTTGTTATGGAATTGCAATCAACATAAGTGCCCATAACTTTGTATCCGCTCTCTGTGCTGCCAAGTTCCTTAGAATGAACGATTCCATTGAGAAGGGAAACTTTGTTGGAAAACTTGAGTCTTTCTTCAATTCATGCATACTTGAAGGTTGGAAAGATTCCATTGCAACGCTTCAAACTACTGCTACGTTACCAGAGTGGTCTGAGAATCTTGGTATTGTCAGAAAGTGCATTGATTCAATTATTGAGAAAATTCTCACACCACCACCACAG GTCAAATGGTCCTACACCTACACCAGGCCAGGCTACACAAAAAAACAGCACCATTCTGTGCCAAAGGATTGGTGGACGGAGGATGTTTCTGATCTTGACATAGATCTTTTCAGGTGCATAATAATGGCTATCAGATCAACATATGTCCTCCCTCCACAGCTTATTGGAGAAGCTTTGCATGTCTATGCCTGCCGGTGGCTACCGGGAATCACAAAGCTTAAAAGTTCTGGGAGTTCAGTGTCTCAAACACAAGAATCTAaagacaaaaacagaaaaattctTGAAACAATTGTTAGCATGATTCCTGCAGATAGAGGGTCTGTGTCGGTTGGCTTCTTGTTTAGGCTTCTCAGCATTTCAATTCACCTTGGTGTCTCTTCGGTGACCAAAACAGAACTCATAAGGAGAGCGAGTCTGCAGTTTGAGGAGGCAACAGTGAGTGACTTGCTTTACCCTTCAACATCCTCATCTGACCAGAACTATTATGATACAGAGTTAGTTCTAGCAGTGTTGGAAACTTTCTTGAAGCTTTGGAAAAGAATGTCCCCAGGTGCTGTGGATAGCAGCTACTTTTTGAGATCAATTAGAAATGTTGGCAAGCTCATTGATTCCTATCTTCAAGTGGTCGCAAGGGATGATAACATGCAAGTTTCAAAATTTGTGTCTCTTGCTGAAACTGTGCCCAGTATTGCTCGAGAAGACCATGATGATCTGTACCAGGCAATCAACATCTACCTTAAG ATGCATCCTGAAATGAGCAAAGCAGACAAGAAGCGGTTGTGTGGGATTCTAGACTGTCAAAGATTGTCCCCAGAAGTGCGTGGACATGCAGTAAAAAACGAGCTTCTGCCATTAAGAACAGTAGTGCAGCTGCTCTACTTTGAACAAGAAAAAGGGTCTAAGGCAACCTCGAGTCACAAACTGCCAAAGCCACATGAGATACTTCTGGGAGCAAAAGATAGAGCAGCTACCACAAGAGACAGCCAAAGCAAACATTCTTTAGGTCCAGGCAAAGAAGAATTCAACGGAGAAGAAATTAGAGAAAGGGATCAGCAGAAAACAAAAAGATCAGATGGAAAATTGGCATTGGCATtgaacttagaaaaaaaaatggttataagAGGAGACATTGAAGAGACACAATCTGAGAAAGCCAGAGTTGTGAGAGATGAAAGTAGTTCAAGCGGCAAGGTGAACATGGATCctaaaaaaatgataagaagGGCAAGAAGTAAATCAGAACATGGTGTGAAGAAGTAA
- the LOC106769381 gene encoding BTB/POZ domain-containing protein At5g47800 isoform X1 yields the protein MKFMKLGTKADTFYTEQATRTLISEIAADLVIQINDITYLLHKLQFPLLPKCGLLQRLCYDSSDSESVSLELHDIPGGEEAFELCAKFCYGIAINISAHNFVSALCAAKFLRMNDSIEKGNFVGKLESFFNSCILEGWKDSIATLQTTATLPEWSENLGIVRKCIDSIIEKILTPPPQVKWSYTYTRPGYTKKQHHSVPKDWWTEDVSDLDIDLFRCIIMAIRSTYVLPPQLIGEALHVYACRWLPGITKLKSSGSSVSQTQESKDKNRKILETIVSMIPADRGSVSVGFLFRLLSISIHLGVSSVTKTELIRRASLQFEEATVSDLLYPSTSSSDQNYYDTELVLAVLETFLKLWKRMSPGAVDSSYFLRSIRNVGKLIDSYLQVVARDDNMQVSKFVSLAETVPSIAREDHDDLYQAINIYLKMHPEMSKADKKRLCGILDCQRLSPEVRGHAVKNELLPLRTVVQLLYFEQEKGSKATSSHKLPKPHEILLGAKDRAATTRDSQSKHSLGPGKEEFNGEEIRERDQQKTKRSDGKLALALNLEKKMVIRGDIEETQSEKARVVRDESSSSGKVNMDPKKMIRRARSKSEHGVKK from the exons atgaagttcATGAAACTTGGGACAAAGGCAGATACATTCTACACTGAACAAGCTACCAG GACTCTGATATCAGAGATAGCTGCAGACCTTGTGATTCAAATCAATGACATCACTTATCTGTTACACAAG CTGCAGTTTCCGCTTCTTCCCAAATGTGGCCTCCTACAAAGGCTTTGCTATGACAGTAGTGATTCGGAGAGTGTCTCTCTGGAGCTTCATGATATACCTGGAGGAGAAGAAGCTTTCGAACTGTGTGCCAAGTTTTGTTATGGAATTGCAATCAACATAAGTGCCCATAACTTTGTATCCGCTCTCTGTGCTGCCAAGTTCCTTAGAATGAACGATTCCATTGAGAAGGGAAACTTTGTTGGAAAACTTGAGTCTTTCTTCAATTCATGCATACTTGAAGGTTGGAAAGATTCCATTGCAACGCTTCAAACTACTGCTACGTTACCAGAGTGGTCTGAGAATCTTGGTATTGTCAGAAAGTGCATTGATTCAATTATTGAGAAAATTCTCACACCACCACCACAG GTCAAATGGTCCTACACCTACACCAGGCCAGGCTACACAAAAAAACAGCACCATTCTGTGCCAAAGGATTGGTGGACGGAGGATGTTTCTGATCTTGACATAGATCTTTTCAGGTGCATAATAATGGCTATCAGATCAACATATGTCCTCCCTCCACAGCTTATTGGAGAAGCTTTGCATGTCTATGCCTGCCGGTGGCTACCGGGAATCACAAAGCTTAAAAGTTCTGGGAGTTCAGTGTCTCAAACACAAGAATCTAaagacaaaaacagaaaaattctTGAAACAATTGTTAGCATGATTCCTGCAGATAGAGGGTCTGTGTCGGTTGGCTTCTTGTTTAGGCTTCTCAGCATTTCAATTCACCTTGGTGTCTCTTCGGTGACCAAAACAGAACTCATAAGGAGAGCGAGTCTGCAGTTTGAGGAGGCAACAGTGAGTGACTTGCTTTACCCTTCAACATCCTCATCTGACCAGAACTATTATGATACAGAGTTAGTTCTAGCAGTGTTGGAAACTTTCTTGAAGCTTTGGAAAAGAATGTCCCCAGGTGCTGTGGATAGCAGCTACTTTTTGAGATCAATTAGAAATGTTGGCAAGCTCATTGATTCCTATCTTCAAGTGGTCGCAAGGGATGATAACATGCAAGTTTCAAAATTTGTGTCTCTTGCTGAAACTGTGCCCAGTATTGCTCGAGAAGACCATGATGATCTGTACCAGGCAATCAACATCTACCTTAAG ATGCATCCTGAAATGAGCAAAGCAGACAAGAAGCGGTTGTGTGGGATTCTAGACTGTCAAAGATTGTCCCCAGAAGTGCGTGGACATGCAGTAAAAAACGAGCTTCTGCCATTAAGAACAGTAGTGCAGCTGCTCTACTTTGAACAAGAAAAAGGGTCTAAGGCAACCTCGAGTCACAAACTGCCAAAGCCACATGAGATACTTCTGGGAGCAAAAGATAGAGCAGCTACCACAAGAGACAGCCAAAGCAAACATTCTTTAGGTCCAGGCAAAGAAGAATTCAACGGAGAAGAAATTAGAGAAAGGGATCAGCAGAAAACAAAAAGATCAGATGGAAAATTGGCATTGGCATtgaacttagaaaaaaaaatggttataagAGGAGACATTGAAGAGACACAATCTGAGAAAGCCAGAGTTGTGAGAGATGAAAGTAGTTCAAGCGGCAAGGTGAACATGGATCctaaaaaaatgataagaagGGCAAGAAGTAAATCAGAACATGGTGTGAAGAAGTAA